A window from Urocitellus parryii isolate mUroPar1 chromosome 1, mUroPar1.hap1, whole genome shotgun sequence encodes these proteins:
- the Gin1 gene encoding gypsy retrotransposon integrase-like protein 1 isoform X2, giving the protein MVRSGKNGDLHLKQIAYYKRTGEYHSTTLPSERSGIRRAAKKFVFKEKKLFYVGKDRKQNRLVIVSEEEKKKVLRECHENDTGAHHGISRTLTLVESNYYWTSVTNDVKQWVYACQHCQVAKNTVILAPKQHLLKVDNPWSIVTVDLMGPFHTSNRSHVYALIMTDLFTKWVMILPLCDVSASEISKAIINIFFLYGPPQKIIMDQRDEFIQQINDELYGLFGTKQIIIPHASGTVNPTESTPSTIKTFLSKYCADHPNNWDEHLSALSFAFNVTHLEPTKNTPYFQMFNRNPYMPETSDNLHEVDGGNTNMFARILDAIKEADKIMENKTTSVGQMENNNLDDLNKSKIIVKKKPKQLNPFHLKVGHEVLRQRKNWWKDGRFQSEWVGPCVIDYITESGCAVLRDNTGTRLKRPIKMSHLKPYIRESSEQGSVVTDHDYIGLPEIPVGAYQANILVEDAPIGIVDNELLTSSKDRELLEYRNAKTSPLIEDHGTLEKQTFSLLDTSNQVLEYLS; this is encoded by the exons ATGGTCCGGAGTGGAAAAAATGGTGACCTTCATCTTAAACAGATTGCATATTATAAGCGAACTGGTGAATATCATTCAACTACACTACCAAGTGAGAGAAGTGGCATTAGAAGAGCAGCAAAAAAATTTGTCTTCAAAG aaaaaaagcTGTTTTATGttggaaaagacagaaaacaaaatcgTTTGGTAATtgtttcagaagaggaaaaaaagaaagtcctaaGAGAATGCCATGAAAATGACACTGGAGCTCATCATGGCATATCCAGAACCCTCACTTTAGTGGAATCCAATTACTATTGGACTTCTGTGACCAATGATGTCAAACAGTGG GTATATGCTTGTCAGCATTGCCAAGTGGCAAAAAATACAGTTATTCTAGCACCTAAACAACACCTTCTCAAGGTGGACAATCCATGGAGTATAGTTACTGTTGATCTGATGGGACCTTTTCATACAAGCAACAGAAGTCATGTATATGCTTTAATCATGACAGATTTGTTTACAAAATGGGTTATGATTTTGCCTCTGTGTGATGTTTCAGCATCAGAAATTTCTAAAGctattatcaatatatttttcttatatggaCCTCCTCAGAAAATAATAATGGACCAAAGAGATGAATTCATTCAACAG atcAATGATGAACTATATGGATTATTTGGTACAAAACAGATTATAATTCCTCATGCCTCTGGAACTGTTAATCCAACCGAAAGTACTCCCAGCACAATCAAAACATTTCTTTCCAAATACTGTGCTGACCATCCCAACAACTGGGATGAGCACCTATCAGCTCTTTCATTTGCCTTCAATGTAACTCACTTG gaACCTACTAAGAATACaccatattttcaaatgtttaaccGAAATCCTTATATGCCAGAGACTTCGGATAATCTTCATGAAGTGGATGGTGGTAATACAAATATGTTTGCTAGAATTCTAGATGCAATTAAAGAAGCTGATAAAATAATGGAGAATAAGACAACTTCAGTGGGCCAG aTGGAGAACAACAATTTAGATGAcctaaataaaagcaaaatcattgttaaaaagaaaccaaagcaaTTAAATCCATTTCATTTAAAAGTGGGTCATGAAGTtttaagacaaaggaaaaattgGTGGAAGGATGGTCGTTTCCAATCTGAATGGGTTGGTCCTTGTGTCATAGACTATATTACAGAAAGTGGATGTGCTGTCCTCAGAGACAATACTGGAACTAGGCTTAAAAGACCTATCAAAATGTCCCACCTTAAGCCTTACATAAGAGAATCCAGTGAACAAG GTTCAGTAGTGACAGATCATGACTACATTGGATTGCCTGAAATTCCAGTTGGAGCCTACCAAGCAAATATTCTGGTAGAAGATGCACCTATTGGTATAGTTGACAATGAGTTACTAACATCAAGCAAGGATCGTGAACTGTTAGAATATAGAAATGCCAAAACCTCTCCATTGATAGAAGATCATGGTACTCTTGAAAAGCAGACTTTCAGTCTGTTGGACACTTCAAACCAAGTTCTTGAGTACTTAAGTTAG
- the Gin1 gene encoding gypsy retrotransposon integrase-like protein 1 isoform X1: MVRSGKNGDLHLKQIAYYKRTGEYHSTTLPSERSGIRRAAKKFVFKEKKLFYVGKDRKQNRLVIVSEEEKKKVLRECHENDTGAHHGISRTLTLVESNYYWTSVTNDVKQWVYACQHCQVAKNTVILAPKQHLLKVDNPWSIVTVDLMGPFHTSNRSHVYALIMTDLFTKWVMILPLCDVSASEISKAIINIFFLYGPPQKIIMDQRDEFIQQINDELYGLFGTKQIIIPHASGTVNPTESTPSTIKTFLSKYCADHPNNWDEHLSALSFAFNVTHLEPTKNTPYFQMFNRNPYMPETSDNLHEVDGGNTNMFARILDAIKEADKIMENKTTSVGQMENNNLDDLNKSKIIVKKKPKQLNPFHLKVGHEVLRQRKNWWKDGRFQSEWVGPCVIDYITESGCAVLRDNTGTRLKRPIKMSHLKPYIRESSEQDSLYLLQGSVVTDHDYIGLPEIPVGAYQANILVEDAPIGIVDNELLTSSKDRELLEYRNAKTSPLIEDHGTLEKQTFSLLDTSNQVLEYLS; encoded by the exons ATGGTCCGGAGTGGAAAAAATGGTGACCTTCATCTTAAACAGATTGCATATTATAAGCGAACTGGTGAATATCATTCAACTACACTACCAAGTGAGAGAAGTGGCATTAGAAGAGCAGCAAAAAAATTTGTCTTCAAAG aaaaaaagcTGTTTTATGttggaaaagacagaaaacaaaatcgTTTGGTAATtgtttcagaagaggaaaaaaagaaagtcctaaGAGAATGCCATGAAAATGACACTGGAGCTCATCATGGCATATCCAGAACCCTCACTTTAGTGGAATCCAATTACTATTGGACTTCTGTGACCAATGATGTCAAACAGTGG GTATATGCTTGTCAGCATTGCCAAGTGGCAAAAAATACAGTTATTCTAGCACCTAAACAACACCTTCTCAAGGTGGACAATCCATGGAGTATAGTTACTGTTGATCTGATGGGACCTTTTCATACAAGCAACAGAAGTCATGTATATGCTTTAATCATGACAGATTTGTTTACAAAATGGGTTATGATTTTGCCTCTGTGTGATGTTTCAGCATCAGAAATTTCTAAAGctattatcaatatatttttcttatatggaCCTCCTCAGAAAATAATAATGGACCAAAGAGATGAATTCATTCAACAG atcAATGATGAACTATATGGATTATTTGGTACAAAACAGATTATAATTCCTCATGCCTCTGGAACTGTTAATCCAACCGAAAGTACTCCCAGCACAATCAAAACATTTCTTTCCAAATACTGTGCTGACCATCCCAACAACTGGGATGAGCACCTATCAGCTCTTTCATTTGCCTTCAATGTAACTCACTTG gaACCTACTAAGAATACaccatattttcaaatgtttaaccGAAATCCTTATATGCCAGAGACTTCGGATAATCTTCATGAAGTGGATGGTGGTAATACAAATATGTTTGCTAGAATTCTAGATGCAATTAAAGAAGCTGATAAAATAATGGAGAATAAGACAACTTCAGTGGGCCAG aTGGAGAACAACAATTTAGATGAcctaaataaaagcaaaatcattgttaaaaagaaaccaaagcaaTTAAATCCATTTCATTTAAAAGTGGGTCATGAAGTtttaagacaaaggaaaaattgGTGGAAGGATGGTCGTTTCCAATCTGAATGGGTTGGTCCTTGTGTCATAGACTATATTACAGAAAGTGGATGTGCTGTCCTCAGAGACAATACTGGAACTAGGCTTAAAAGACCTATCAAAATGTCCCACCTTAAGCCTTACATAAGAGAATCCAGTGAACAAG ACAGTCTTTATCTCTTGCAAGGTTCAGTAGTGACAGATCATGACTACATTGGATTGCCTGAAATTCCAGTTGGAGCCTACCAAGCAAATATTCTGGTAGAAGATGCACCTATTGGTATAGTTGACAATGAGTTACTAACATCAAGCAAGGATCGTGAACTGTTAGAATATAGAAATGCCAAAACCTCTCCATTGATAGAAGATCATGGTACTCTTGAAAAGCAGACTTTCAGTCTGTTGGACACTTCAAACCAAGTTCTTGAGTACTTAAGTTAG
- the Gin1 gene encoding gypsy retrotransposon integrase-like protein 1 isoform X3 → MVRSGKNGDLHLKQIAYYKRTGEYHSTTLPSERSGIRRAAKKFVFKEKKLFYVGKDRKQNRLVIVSEEEKKKVLRECHENDTGAHHGISRTLTLVESNYYWTSVTNDVKQWINDELYGLFGTKQIIIPHASGTVNPTESTPSTIKTFLSKYCADHPNNWDEHLSALSFAFNVTHLEPTKNTPYFQMFNRNPYMPETSDNLHEVDGGNTNMFARILDAIKEADKIMENKTTSVGQMENNNLDDLNKSKIIVKKKPKQLNPFHLKVGHEVLRQRKNWWKDGRFQSEWVGPCVIDYITESGCAVLRDNTGTRLKRPIKMSHLKPYIRESSEQDSLYLLQGSVVTDHDYIGLPEIPVGAYQANILVEDAPIGIVDNELLTSSKDRELLEYRNAKTSPLIEDHGTLEKQTFSLLDTSNQVLEYLS, encoded by the exons ATGGTCCGGAGTGGAAAAAATGGTGACCTTCATCTTAAACAGATTGCATATTATAAGCGAACTGGTGAATATCATTCAACTACACTACCAAGTGAGAGAAGTGGCATTAGAAGAGCAGCAAAAAAATTTGTCTTCAAAG aaaaaaagcTGTTTTATGttggaaaagacagaaaacaaaatcgTTTGGTAATtgtttcagaagaggaaaaaaagaaagtcctaaGAGAATGCCATGAAAATGACACTGGAGCTCATCATGGCATATCCAGAACCCTCACTTTAGTGGAATCCAATTACTATTGGACTTCTGTGACCAATGATGTCAAACAGTGG atcAATGATGAACTATATGGATTATTTGGTACAAAACAGATTATAATTCCTCATGCCTCTGGAACTGTTAATCCAACCGAAAGTACTCCCAGCACAATCAAAACATTTCTTTCCAAATACTGTGCTGACCATCCCAACAACTGGGATGAGCACCTATCAGCTCTTTCATTTGCCTTCAATGTAACTCACTTG gaACCTACTAAGAATACaccatattttcaaatgtttaaccGAAATCCTTATATGCCAGAGACTTCGGATAATCTTCATGAAGTGGATGGTGGTAATACAAATATGTTTGCTAGAATTCTAGATGCAATTAAAGAAGCTGATAAAATAATGGAGAATAAGACAACTTCAGTGGGCCAG aTGGAGAACAACAATTTAGATGAcctaaataaaagcaaaatcattgttaaaaagaaaccaaagcaaTTAAATCCATTTCATTTAAAAGTGGGTCATGAAGTtttaagacaaaggaaaaattgGTGGAAGGATGGTCGTTTCCAATCTGAATGGGTTGGTCCTTGTGTCATAGACTATATTACAGAAAGTGGATGTGCTGTCCTCAGAGACAATACTGGAACTAGGCTTAAAAGACCTATCAAAATGTCCCACCTTAAGCCTTACATAAGAGAATCCAGTGAACAAG ACAGTCTTTATCTCTTGCAAGGTTCAGTAGTGACAGATCATGACTACATTGGATTGCCTGAAATTCCAGTTGGAGCCTACCAAGCAAATATTCTGGTAGAAGATGCACCTATTGGTATAGTTGACAATGAGTTACTAACATCAAGCAAGGATCGTGAACTGTTAGAATATAGAAATGCCAAAACCTCTCCATTGATAGAAGATCATGGTACTCTTGAAAAGCAGACTTTCAGTCTGTTGGACACTTCAAACCAAGTTCTTGAGTACTTAAGTTAG